A window of Roseovarius sp. THAF27 contains these coding sequences:
- the ubiB gene encoding 2-polyprenylphenol 6-hydroxylase translates to MRGPHNILRLIRTGATLERTGAMGLIMDAMDAPPLVRGTMRFLAWPFQWLGYKGDTSMPPALRALTALGPAYIKFGQVFSTRPDIVGDALAQELRVLQDKLPPFDASVAKASVASSLGQPVDAIFSEFSAPIAAASIAQVHKARLRDTGQDVAVKVLRPGIERAFRRDIDAFYFAARMIEVLSPSARRLKPRDVIAHFEGVVNGELDLRLEAASASEFTANTAEDEGFSLPAVNWDMSGRRVMVMEWADGAPMGDNAAIDAAGHDRAELGERVLQLFLKHALRDGFFHADMHQGNLKVAPNGDIIAYDFGIMGHIDEYTRRVYAEILYGFIKRDYRRVAEVHFEAGYVPADRDVDEFARALRAVGEPIFGMDASKISMGGLLSYLFEVTERFGMETRTELILLQRTMVVVEGVARSLNPQTNIWQVAKPVVEDYIRKNIGPGAAVRDLRRTLMVVSRYGPRLPQIVESALIRQSRPAPEPRQGLRWKSVLWLGLGVAFGTMATLLATTLF, encoded by the coding sequence ATGCGCGGGCCGCACAATATCCTGCGCCTGATCCGCACGGGCGCCACGCTGGAGCGCACCGGCGCCATGGGCCTGATCATGGATGCGATGGATGCACCGCCCTTGGTGCGCGGGACCATGCGGTTCCTGGCCTGGCCGTTTCAATGGCTGGGCTACAAGGGCGACACCAGCATGCCGCCCGCCCTGCGCGCGCTGACCGCGCTGGGCCCGGCCTATATCAAGTTCGGGCAGGTCTTTTCGACCCGGCCCGATATCGTCGGCGATGCCCTGGCGCAGGAACTGCGGGTGTTGCAGGACAAGCTGCCGCCCTTCGACGCCAGCGTCGCCAAGGCCAGCGTGGCCAGTTCGCTGGGGCAACCTGTCGACGCGATATTCTCCGAGTTCAGCGCACCGATTGCCGCCGCGTCGATTGCGCAGGTCCACAAGGCGCGGCTGCGCGATACCGGCCAGGACGTGGCGGTCAAGGTGCTGCGCCCGGGGATCGAGCGGGCCTTTCGCAGGGATATCGACGCGTTCTATTTCGCGGCGCGCATGATTGAGGTGCTGTCCCCGTCCGCCCGCCGACTGAAACCCCGCGATGTGATCGCCCATTTCGAAGGCGTGGTTAACGGAGAGCTCGACCTTCGGCTCGAAGCGGCCTCGGCCAGCGAATTCACCGCCAACACCGCCGAGGATGAAGGTTTCAGCCTGCCGGCCGTCAACTGGGATATGTCCGGGCGGCGGGTGATGGTGATGGAATGGGCCGACGGCGCGCCGATGGGCGACAACGCCGCCATTGATGCCGCCGGTCACGACCGCGCGGAACTGGGCGAACGGGTGCTGCAGCTTTTCCTGAAACATGCGCTGCGCGACGGGTTCTTTCACGCCGACATGCACCAGGGCAACCTGAAGGTCGCGCCGAACGGAGATATCATCGCCTATGATTTCGGCATCATGGGACATATCGACGAGTACACGCGCCGGGTCTATGCCGAGATCCTGTACGGGTTCATCAAGCGTGACTACCGCCGGGTCGCCGAAGTGCATTTCGAAGCCGGATACGTGCCCGCCGACCGCGACGTCGATGAATTCGCGCGGGCGCTCCGCGCCGTGGGCGAGCCGATCTTCGGCATGGATGCCTCGAAAATCTCGATGGGGGGGCTGCTAAGCTATCTCTTTGAAGTGACAGAGAGATTCGGGATGGAAACCCGGACCGAGCTGATCCTGCTGCAACGCACGATGGTGGTGGTCGAGGGCGTCGCCCGCAGCCTGAACCCGCAGACCAACATCTGGCAGGTCGCCAAGCCCGTGGTCGAGGATTACATCCGCAAGAACATCGGACCCGGCGCCGCCGTGCGCGACTTGCGCCGCACGCTGATGGTCGTGTCGCGCTATGGCCCGCGCCTGCCGCAGATCGTGGAAAGCGCGTTGATCCGCCAATCCAGGCCTGCGCCGGAACCAAGGCAGGGCCTGCGCTGGAAATCCGTGCTATGGCTGGGGCTCGGCGTCGCGTTCGGCACGATGGCGACGCTGCTGGCGACGACCCTTTTCTGA
- the ubiE gene encoding bifunctional demethylmenaquinone methyltransferase/2-methoxy-6-polyprenyl-1,4-benzoquinol methylase UbiE, translating to MTGKTTHFGYEDIPEEEKAGRVRGVFGSVASKYDVMNDAMSFGIHRIWKDAMMDWLAPRAGQRLLDVAGGTGDIAFRFLKRAGSGHATVLDLTEPMLVEGRKRAEAEQMAANLDWVVGDAMALPFADNSFDVYTISFGIRNVTRPQEALNEAFRVLKPGGRLMVTEFSQIPNDLMQKVYDLYSFNIIPQMGRAIAGDRDSYQYLVESIRKFPDQETFLGMVRDAGFEQAKYRNLSMGIACLHSGWKI from the coding sequence ATGACCGGGAAAACAACGCATTTCGGATACGAGGACATCCCCGAGGAGGAAAAGGCGGGCCGCGTGCGCGGTGTGTTCGGGTCGGTCGCGTCGAAATACGACGTGATGAACGACGCCATGTCCTTTGGCATCCACCGCATCTGGAAGGACGCGATGATGGACTGGCTGGCGCCGCGTGCGGGGCAGCGCCTGCTGGACGTGGCGGGCGGCACCGGCGACATCGCCTTTCGGTTTCTCAAACGCGCCGGTTCGGGCCATGCCACCGTGCTGGACCTGACCGAGCCGATGCTGGTCGAGGGCCGCAAGCGCGCCGAGGCGGAGCAGATGGCCGCGAACCTGGACTGGGTGGTGGGCGACGCGATGGCGCTGCCCTTTGCCGACAACAGTTTCGACGTTTACACAATCAGCTTCGGCATTCGGAACGTCACCCGCCCGCAGGAGGCCCTGAACGAGGCCTTTCGCGTGCTGAAACCCGGCGGGCGATTGATGGTGACGGAGTTCAGCCAGATCCCCAATGACCTGATGCAGAAGGTCTATGACCTCTACTCCTTCAACATCATTCCGCAGATGGGGCGGGCCATCGCCGGGGACCGCGACAGCTATCAGTACCTGGTAGAATCGATCCGCAAGTTCCCGGACCAGGAGACTTTCCTGGGCATGGTGCGCGACGCCGGGTTCGAGCAGGCCAAGTACCGCAATCTCAGCATGGGAATCGCCTGTCTGCATTCCGGCTGGAAGATCTGA